The stretch of DNA GCTCCTACATCAAGAGCGTGAGTTGCAAGCCAAAAAAGATGTGAAGTAATTCTATTTAGTTCTAAAAGCATAGTTCTAATAATTTCAGCTCGTCTTGGAGCAACAATGCCTAAAAGTTGCTCAATTGCTAAGGCATAACCGTAGTTATTTGAAGTTGCAGCGATATAATCCATTCTATCTGTTGTTGGTAAGAATTCATTATAAATCATATTCTCAGCCATTTTTTCCATACCTCTATGAAGGTATCCAATCATTGGTCTTGATTTTACAACTTCTTCACCTTGAAGTTCTAAAATAAGTCTTAATTGACCATGAGCCGATGGATGTTGAGGACCAAAATTTACCATCATAGTATTATCTTCACGCTCGAAGTGAATATTTTCAAAAAAAGGTTTTAGTCTATTTGGTTGTTGCATATTCTTACCTTCTTCTTTTTAAAACAACTGATTCTTCAGGTTTTAATTTTTTCATGATTTTTGAAGTATTCTCTTCTTGATAAGAAATATTAGTTTCTGGTTCAAACTCAGAAATATCTGTATCAAATGGAACTTCATGTCCAAGTCTTGCAAATCTAGTTGTATCGTATCTGTCAATTGCAGCGGAATCTCGTTGTTCTGGTCCAATAATACTTCTTGCTTCTTTTCCAAAAATTTTATCAACTTCATACCAAGAAGCTGTTTCATCACCTTGAAGTGGGTACGTTTTTTTCAATGGATGGTCATACCAATCATCTGGCATAATAAGTCTTTTTAAATTAAAATGATTAACAACTTTTACCCCTAACATATCATACATTTCTCGCTCAGACCAGTTTGCTGATTTAAAAATTGAAGTTACAGAATCTATTGATTCATCTTTTTGAACAAAACATTTAACTCTTAATCTTTTATGTTTTGAAATTGATAACATCTCATAAAAAACTTCATAACCATCTTTTAAAGCTAAATAATCAATTGCCGAAAGCTCTATTAACATATCATATTCAAGTTCATTTTTTAAATATTTCATAGTTTCAACAATGACATTTTTATTGATATTTAGAACTAAGTGAGTATGTTCAATATAAGCTTCTTTGATTTCTATTATTTTAGAAATATTTTCAAAATCACTTAAAAATATTTCATCTGAATTTATTTCAAATCTAGGAACCGATGGAGATACAAAAAATCTATCAGAAAAATATGCTTGTTTTTGAACATTATCTTTTGGCGTATATTTTCTCATTATACTAACCTCTTCTTTTTAGTAGCTCTAAAAATTGATTCTTTTCGGATTTTTTGTTGAAGTGTCATAAGGGCATATTGTAAAGTTTCAGGTCTTGGTGCACATCCTGGAAGATAAATATCAACAGGAATTATTCTATCAGCCCCTTGAACTGTTGCGTAAGTATTAAACATTCCGCCTGTATTTGCACATGATCCCATAGAAATTACCCATTTAGGATCTGGCATTTGGTCATATAATCTTCTCATAAATTCAGCATGTTTTTTTGTAAGAGTTCCAGCAATTATTAAAACATCTGATTGTCTTGGACTTGCCCTAAAAATTGTACCAAACCTATCAAAATCGTATCGAGATGCGCCGGTTGCCATCATCTCGATAGCACAACAGGCTAATCCATAAGTCATAGGCCACAAAGAGTTAGAACGACCAAAATTAACCAACTTATCAATAGTTGTTAATTTAACAGCAGCCCCATTATCTTGTAAATAATTTATTTTATGCTGTGCCATTCAAGCGCTCCTTTTTTCCATGCGTATAAAAATCCGATTGCTAATAAAGTAATAAATAAAATCATCTCCACAAAACCAAACCAACCTAAAATTTTGAAGTTAATTGCCCATGGAAACATAAATATAATTTCAACATCAAATAAAATAAATAATAATGCTGTTAAATAAAACTGAGTAGAGATACTATTAGGTTGTTTAGTAACTTCAGGTCCACACTCATACAGAGTTGTTTTTAGTTTTTCAGTATCTAGTCTTGCTATTTTTCTACTAATATATCTTGAAAGCCATACTGTTGCACCAAATGCACCAAATGTTACAACAAACATTACAAATGCACCAAAATAGGGATGTGCAAATTCCATATGCGTCATTTAATTTATCCTTTTAAAAGCTAAAAAGTTTATTTCAATCTACAAATATAATATCTAATTTGTGATAAATAGCCAATTATTAATAATGTAAGCAATAATATTGTAACCTAATAAAATTCAGCTTATTATTTAATCTTTATCTAAGGATTAAAAGCAAACTGGTACAAAAAGAAACATTAATAAAAAGTTAACCATTTCTAAAAAAATCCAACTTTTGTTTCACTATCAAATTGACCTTTTTGCTCTTTTGTAATTTGCTCTTTAAAATTCTCAACTTTGAATAATGGTTCATCACTAACAGCAATTTTGTATGCTGTATTTTTAATTACTAACTCAATTTGTCCACCAGTTAATTCATATTTTGCTAATTCTTCAATATCAAAATTTGTTTCAAGTGGTAAATTTGTTGGTAATAGTTTTTTCCAAAGTTCGATTCTTTGGGCTTTATTTGGTTTTACAAACTCAATTTTGTAATTAAACCTTCTTGAAAATGCTTTATCTAAATTTTCAAGTAAATTTGTAGTTGCAATTAGGATTCCGTCGAACCGTTCTATCTGCTCTAAAAATATATTTTGCATTTGATTATGCATTTTATCACTACTACTTACACCACCTGAAGATCTTGCACTTAAAAATTGATCTGCTTCATTTAAAAGCAAAACTGGTTCTGATTTTGTTTGAGTTCTTAGTTCATAATATTTATCAAAAATGCTTCTAACATTTTTTTCACTCTCACCAATGTACATTGATAAAATTTTTGAACAGTCAAAACTTAAAACATCTTTTTTAAGTGATTTTGCCAAAGCAAGTGCTGTTAAAGTTTTCCCAGTTCCAGCAACCCCATAAAAAATTATTTTTGCTTCAATTCCTCTTTTTTTATCTTTTATTCCCCATTGTTTTAAACGATTTATTACATTTTTATCAACTTGTTTTAAAAGTGCATCTAATGTCTCTTTTGTTTTTTCATTTAAAATAACATCATCTAAAGATTTTGTAGTTGAAATTAATTCAAACATATCTTGTTCTTTTATAACCGTATCAAGCTTGATTTTTCCAACATTTGTACTTTTTTTAGTTGGATGTGAAATTTTATATAAAACCTCATCAGGAATATAAAAATTTCTATTAATCCCACCAAAGGGAGTTAAAACTTCATCATAATCAATCAAAGCTTTTGAAACTAACGTTGAACTCTCTTCAAGTAAACTTCTATATTTGATTTTTTCATAATCATCACTTGAAATTAATTCAATCAAAGAATTCATATCCCTTAAACTACCATCTCCACCTGAATATTCCTCTTTTAAAAGGGCTAAAAATAGAGTTTGTTCTTGTTCATTTAAATCATTGTCTTTGAAAAAATCTTCAAGCATAATAGAATTAGATGTAACTTTGATTCTTTCTTTAATTCTATTTTCCAATAAAATAAGTTTTGATTTTAATCTATTTGAACTAGGACTATTTACATCAAAGTTTTTTCTAACTACATTTAATTGTTGAGCTAAATCTATTCTAAAAAATTGGTCTTGTAAGTATTCTAAGTGGTCAGAATAGTTTTTAATTTCAGGAAGTACAAAATCATTACTTCCATTTTCTAACATTTTTAAATAAGCACTTGATAATGAAACACTTGAATTTATAAGTTCAAGTTTTGAAACTTCACTTAATTTTACTTGATCAAAAGATACTTGAACTAACCAACCAAATTCTAAAAGAGATTTAATTAAGTCAAGTTTTTCTAAATGTTTATAAGTTTTTAAATCATAAAACTCTCCTAAAACATCAATAACACCTAAAGTATCTCTGCCATTCACATACTCTTTTGACATATATTGTAAGATTTTTGCCTCTTCAGCTGAACATTTTAATTGTCCAAAAAAGTTTGTTTTTTCAACATTTTGTGCTTTTATAAAATTAATTACTTCTTTCATTCTTCTTTGATTATCCTACTTATTTATTTTTTCTTTTAATTTTTCATAAAGTTTATCTAAATCTTCTTTTTCTTTAAAAGCTATTTTATGAGTGTTATTGATTATTAGATTAAGTTGATTTATTTCTAAATTATTTATATCTTTATATTTAAAAATAGTTGAATTTTCATCAAAATTTACAATAAAACTATTTTTTATTTCAATAAAATAATCACCACAAAAAGCTTTATATGAACCCTTTGAATATGCATATTCTTGACAGTTATTTTTTTGTAAATAATCTTCAATATGAGCCAAATTTGTGTGGTTATAAACATTTAACGAAATCACTGCAAATGCAATAAATAAAAATAGTGCTATAAAAATCATTTAATCTCCCATTAAGAACAATATGATACAGCAATCTGTCTTAACTACTTATGAATAAAAAACTTGCTAGAATTAAGCAAATTTAAAAGTAACTAAAAAAAGGAATAATATGCTTAAGACAATTTCTTCTTCATTTGCCTTAACAACTCTTTGCCTACTTGCATTAATTGGCTGTTCTAATCATAACGAATTTTTAAAAGCTTCATCAAATGAACTTGCAATTGCCGATGATTGTCGAAATACAAATAAACATTTAGAAATGGATTGTTATGATTTAATTTCTTATAAAAATTCTTTTGCACAACTAAGATTGGCTTTAAATGCTCAATTAAAGGGGAATTTTGAGGAAGCAATTCAAAGATTAAATGTTTCAAAACAAAAAGGTAATTTTTATGCAAATGCACCTTTATCTGATATTTATAGAAATGGATTTGGTGTTACAATTAACCATGACTTAGCTATTAAACTTTTAGAAGAAACAAAAGAAATTGATCCAATAGCTTCATACAAATTGTATTTTTATTACTTAGATAAAAATAAAATAGAAGATGCCTTTGAACTTCTAAATTATGCAGCAACAAATGATGTTAAAGCTGCACAATTAGAACTATCAAAACTATATTTAAATGGTGAATTTATCGAAAGAGATACAGATAAATCAAGCTATTGGGCAGAACAATATCAAGATAAAACTGAAAGTTTTACAAATAAAATTTATGGACTATAAATGTTAAAAAAAATCGCTCTACCAATCTTATCAATCTTTTTATTTACAGCTTGTTCTTTGAAAATGCCAGAGTTTTCAATGCCATCATTTTTGTCATTTTCAGATGATAAAGATGCTATTGCTTTAGAAAAAGCAAATGTTTGTCAAAAAATAGAAGAACAAGATAATAAACTATTTTGTTATAGAAAAATTCTAAATGAAAACTCTTATGCCCAACTTAGAATGGGAACATATAGTGTTGAAAAAAAAGATTATAAAAAAGCAGTTGAATATTTAAATCAATCAATTAATAATGAAAATGCCTATGCTAACTTAGCTTTAGCCTTTTTATATTATAAAGGAGATGGAGTTGAAAAAGATATAGATAAAGCTTTTAAACTTCTAAATGATTCAAGTGATGTTGACCCAAATGCTGCTTATCAATTATCAAGATTTTATTTACAAGGTATAAATACAAAAGTTGATGTGGATAAAGGAATAGATTTATTAGAATTTGCAGCTTCTAAAAACATGTTAACTGCTCAAAAAATGCTTGTTAATATATATAAAGATGGCTTATTTTCACAAGATAAAGATACTAAAAAAGTTAAATATTGGGAAGACATAATCAAAAAAGATATAAAAGACACAAATTTTGAGATTTATAAACTCTAAAGTATAAGCATAATTACTTTTTTTCTAGATAATAAAATAAACTCTTAGAGGAAATCTAAAATGAGAAAAAAATGAAAAACAATATTTTATCTGGTTTAACAGTTGGAATAATAGCTCTTCCATTATCTATGGCATTAGCAATTGCTACAGGAGTTCCTCCTCAACTTGGGCTTTATACAGCTATTATTGCAGGAACATTTGCCGCTATTTTTGGAAGTAGTAAAGTAAATATTTCAGGTCCAACGGCTGCTTTTATAGTTATTCTTATTCCTATTGTTCATGAATTTGGAGTTTCTGGATTACTTATTTGTGGTTTATTATCTGGTTTTATTTTGGTAATTGCTGGATTTTTAAAATTGGGAACTTTAATAGAAATAGTTCCATATCCTGTAACTGTTGGATTTACTTCAGGAATTGCCGTTGTAATTGCCACTTATCAAATCAAAGATTTTTTTGGATTAACCATTGAAAATTTTGAAGGTCACTACTTAGATAAAATATTTCTAATTTTTAATAGTTTTCATACTTTCAGACCAGCGGAATTAGCAGTTGGAGTTGTAACTTTATTTATTCTTATTTTTTGGCAAAAAACAAAAAGCAAAATTCCATCAGCACTTATTGCTCTTGGATTTGTAACAGTTGTTGTTTATATTGCAAATATCTATTTCCCCCAACTAAATATTTCAACAATATATTCAACCTTTGATTATAAAATTGGAAACTTAGAAGGACAAGGAATTCCCCCTATTCCTTTACAATTTGAATTACCTTGGAGTTATTTAAATATTGACCAAATAAATTTAGCTTTATTTTATAAACTTCTTCCACATAGTATTGCAATAGCAATTTTAGGAGCTTTAGAGTCACTTTTATGTGCTGTCATTGCAGATGGAATGACAGGAGGGAAAACCGATCCAAATAAAGAATTAATTGGACAAGGAATTACAAATATTATAGTTCCATTTTTTGGAGGAATTCCTGCAACTGCTGCAATCGCTCGAACAGTAGTAAATATAAAATCAGGTGCAACTTCAAAAATATCTTCGATTATTCATTCTTTATTTATTTTAGTTTCAATTTCATTTTTAGCAACTTATTTATCATTTTTACCAATGGCATCATTATCAGCACTTTTATTAATGGTTGCTTGGAATATGTCTGAAATTAAACATTTTATTAATATCGTAAAAGTAGCCCCAGGAAATGATATTTTAGTTCTTTTAACCTGTTTTATTTTAACTGTTTTAATAGATATGCAAGTGGCTGTTGCTATTGGAATGGGACTTGCGTCAATTTTATTTATCAAAAAAACTATAGATTTAAATTCTATTGAATTATTAAACAATAAAAATAATACTGTTCATCCAGATATTCCAGATAATATTTCTATTTACGATATCAACGGTCCTATGTTTTTTGGAGCTGCACAAAGTGCACTAAAAACTCTTTTAAATGTAAACGAAAATACAAATATTGTAATTTTAAATATGAAAAATGTTCCAATGATTGATATGACAGGAATAATAACCCTTGAATCTATTGTTGAGAATTTTGAAAGTAAAAATAAAAAATTGGTTTTTTGTGGATTAAGTGAAAGAATTCTAAAAAAATTAGAAAAAGCACACTTTCATTTTGATGGTATGACTTTAAAAACTTTTGATAATTTACACGATTCTATAAATTATTCAAAATCTATAATATAAAAGTAAAATTTTACTTTTATATTACAGCGTCAACTTCAAAGTCAAAATAATCTTCAATATTACTTGAAAAGAAATCCTTATAATCCTTTGAAAAAATCTCATAATTCAAAGGAATTATCTCATTTGCCAAACTCACTTTTTTATAATCTAAATCCAAAAGATGAGGAAATTTTTTTGTTAACTCTTTAACTGTGATTGAAGTATCAAAGTCATCAGGATTAAATGGAACTTTTGTTTTGTTTTTCACGGAATTACCTTAAAGAGTTTTTTATACTCTATACATTAATCATTCCCTTAAAAATTATTTCTCTACATAAAGTAATAATAAGAATTAAATTCTTTCTATAATAAAAAAGTTTTTAAATCCTCAAAAACCTCTTTTTGTTCTTTATCAGATAAGTTTATATATTTTAAAGTCATTAAAGTGAACATTGCTTCTGAAAATAAAAAAGCTAATCTTAATTTTTTACCTTCTTCCGTATTTGTATCAATAGATTTTAAAGAGCTACAGTACCAATCTTGTAAATTTTCTAAAACAAACTTTTCTTGTAAAAGAGTAGTAATTACTTTAGATATTTTATCAAATTCTTCAGTATTATTGTAATTTGATATATACTCAATATGTGCTTTTAACTGAGAATATTTTGAACTATCATCTTTTGATAAAATTTTTATTTGCTTATTATAATCTTCTTCATTCTTTTCTAAAACAGCCTTTATCATATCTTCTTTATTCCCAAAAATATACTGAACCCCACCTATTGAAATATTTGCTTTTGCGGCAACTTTTCTAATACTTAAACCAGAAAGTCCATCACTCAAAAGAATATCTTCAATAATGTTTATCAAATGATTTTTATCTATTTTATTTTTTGTATTCAATTTATAACTCCTATGTAATTTGCATAATATTTAATTAAAATTTAATATTACTTTAAATACTATTCTAGACATTCAATACATACGTATGTATTATAAAGGTTAAATAATGTATTTTTACTTAAAAAAGATATTTTTATTGTTATTTACTATTTTATTGCTTGGATGCAATGATGAAGGAAATAGTAATTTATTGATTGAAACACAAGAAATTGAAGTTGGATATATAACACTAAAAAAAGAAGAAGTTCCATTGCAACAAGAGTTATCAGGAAGGATAAAAGCTATTTATAAATCAGAGGTTAGACCTCAAATTGATGGAATCATAAAAGAACAACTTTTCAAAGAGGGAAGTTTTGTAAGAAAAAGTGATATTTTATATGTAATTGATTCAGATTCATATCAAGCTATTTATGAAGAAGCTTTAGCAACATTAAAAAGTTCAGAAGCAAACTTAATTACACTAAAACTAAAAAATGAAAGATATGAAGAATCTGTAAAGTTTGATGTCATATCAAAACAAGATGCTGATGATGCCAAAGCTGCTTATTTACAAGCAATTGCTTTAGTTGAACAAAATAAAGCTCTAGTAAAAAGTGCTAAAATCAATTTAGATAGAACAAAAATAAAAGCACAAGTTCCGGGATTCATTGGAATATCAAATTATACTGTTGGAGCATTAGTCTCTCAAAATCAAACAAATGCATTAACTACAATAAGAGATACAACTAAAGTTTATGTAGATTTAAGTCAGTCTAATAATCAATTATTTAAATTAAAAAAATTAAATAAAGATAGTATGAAAGAAAATGATATAGATGTAAATATTATTTTACCTGATGATACTGTATATAAACATACTGGAAAACTTAAACTTCAAGAAATATCAGTTGATGAAGATACTGGATATGTAACTTTAAGAGCAGAATTTCCAAATCCAGATGGAGAATTATTAGATAATATGTTCGTAAATACGATAATTGAAAGTGGTAATTCTAATGCTTTTTTAGTTCCTCAACAAGCGGTTACTTTAGATGCAAAATCAAATTATATTGTTACAACTATTCAAAAAGACAATACCATTCAAACAAAAATAATAACAGTAATAAGAGCAATAGACAATAATTGGCTGGTAACAGACGGGATTTTAGAAACAGATAAAATTATAATTGAAGGTTTAAGTAAAATCAATGAAAAAAGTATTGTTATTCCAAAAGATGTTAACAATTTATATGAAAACAACTTAAAAGAAGAAATGAAATGATAGCTCGTTTTTTTATTAATCACCCTATTTTTGCTTGGGTTATATCATTGATTATAATGCTATTAGGAATACTTTCTATAAAAAATTTAGCAGTAGAACAATATCCTGATATTGCTCCTCCAACTATTGAAATAAGAGCTACTTACTCAGGAGCAACAGCTAAGGCTATTGAAAATAGTATTACTCAAATTATAGAACAAGAGTTAAGAGGATTAGATGGTTTATTATATTTTTCTTCAACAAGTGGTTCAAGTACTTCAACTATAAATGTTGTATTTGAAAAAGGCATTGATCCTGATATTGCTCAAGTTCAAGTAAATAATAAAGTACAACAAATTTTACCAAGGCTTCCAGAAGATGTTAGAAAAGAGGGAGTTAGTGTTGTAAAAGCTCAAACTGATTATCTAATGATACTTTCTATTCATGATGAACTAGGAAAATCTAGCGAAAATGATATTTCAGATTACATGATTAGTAATTTAAAAGATGGACTTGCAAGAGTAGATGGTGTTGGAGGAGTTGAACTTTTTGGTGCAGAATATGCGATGAGAATTTGGCTAGATCCTAAAAAATTAAAATCATATAATTTAATGCCATCTGATATAAATAAAGAAGTTACAATACAAAACACCCAAGCATCTGGAGGAAGTATTGGAGCAAGACCATACTTAAATAATCAAGAGTTAAATGCAGATGTTGTATCAAGAACAAAATTAGAAAATGTAAGAGAGTTCGAAAATATTGTTATAAAAAGTAATAATGCTGGATCTAATGTATTTTTATCTGATGTTGCAAAGGTAGAGATTGGAAGTCAAGATTATTCATTTATATCAAAAGTAAATGGCTATCAAGCAAGTGGTATAGGTATAAAGTTATCAGCGGGTACAAATGCTATACAAACAGCTAAAAAAGTCAAAGAGTACATATCTACATTTGAAAATTCTTTACCAAGTGGCTACAAAATTTCATACCCGTATGATACAACTGTTTTTATTGAAGAATCTATAAAAGAAGTAGTAAAAACACTTTTTGAGGCA from Arcobacter suis CECT 7833 encodes:
- a CDS encoding ATP-binding protein; the protein is MKEVINFIKAQNVEKTNFFGQLKCSAEEAKILQYMSKEYVNGRDTLGVIDVLGEFYDLKTYKHLEKLDLIKSLLEFGWLVQVSFDQVKLSEVSKLELINSSVSLSSAYLKMLENGSNDFVLPEIKNYSDHLEYLQDQFFRIDLAQQLNVVRKNFDVNSPSSNRLKSKLILLENRIKERIKVTSNSIMLEDFFKDNDLNEQEQTLFLALLKEEYSGGDGSLRDMNSLIELISSDDYEKIKYRSLLEESSTLVSKALIDYDEVLTPFGGINRNFYIPDEVLYKISHPTKKSTNVGKIKLDTVIKEQDMFELISTTKSLDDVILNEKTKETLDALLKQVDKNVINRLKQWGIKDKKRGIEAKIIFYGVAGTGKTLTALALAKSLKKDVLSFDCSKILSMYIGESEKNVRSIFDKYYELRTQTKSEPVLLLNEADQFLSARSSGGVSSSDKMHNQMQNIFLEQIERFDGILIATTNLLENLDKAFSRRFNYKIEFVKPNKAQRIELWKKLLPTNLPLETNFDIEELAKYELTGGQIELVIKNTAYKIAVSDEPLFKVENFKEQITKEQKGQFDSETKVGFF
- a CDS encoding SEL1-like repeat protein, which produces MLKTISSSFALTTLCLLALIGCSNHNEFLKASSNELAIADDCRNTNKHLEMDCYDLISYKNSFAQLRLALNAQLKGNFEEAIQRLNVSKQKGNFYANAPLSDIYRNGFGVTINHDLAIKLLEETKEIDPIASYKLYFYYLDKNKIEDAFELLNYAATNDVKAAQLELSKLYLNGEFIERDTDKSSYWAEQYQDKTESFTNKIYGL
- a CDS encoding NAD(P)H-quinone oxidoreductase subunit 3; this encodes MTHMEFAHPYFGAFVMFVVTFGAFGATVWLSRYISRKIARLDTEKLKTTLYECGPEVTKQPNSISTQFYLTALLFILFDVEIIFMFPWAINFKILGWFGFVEMILFITLLAIGFLYAWKKGALEWHSIK
- the dauA gene encoding C4-dicarboxylic acid transporter DauA; this translates as MKNNILSGLTVGIIALPLSMALAIATGVPPQLGLYTAIIAGTFAAIFGSSKVNISGPTAAFIVILIPIVHEFGVSGLLICGLLSGFILVIAGFLKLGTLIEIVPYPVTVGFTSGIAVVIATYQIKDFFGLTIENFEGHYLDKIFLIFNSFHTFRPAELAVGVVTLFILIFWQKTKSKIPSALIALGFVTVVVYIANIYFPQLNISTIYSTFDYKIGNLEGQGIPPIPLQFELPWSYLNIDQINLALFYKLLPHSIAIAILGALESLLCAVIADGMTGGKTDPNKELIGQGITNIIVPFFGGIPATAAIARTVVNIKSGATSKISSIIHSLFILVSISFLATYLSFLPMASLSALLLMVAWNMSEIKHFINIVKVAPGNDILVLLTCFILTVLIDMQVAVAIGMGLASILFIKKTIDLNSIELLNNKNNTVHPDIPDNISIYDINGPMFFGAAQSALKTLLNVNENTNIVILNMKNVPMIDMTGIITLESIVENFESKNKKLVFCGLSERILKKLEKAHFHFDGMTLKTFDNLHDSINYSKSII
- a CDS encoding tetratricopeptide repeat protein; its protein translation is MLKKIALPILSIFLFTACSLKMPEFSMPSFLSFSDDKDAIALEKANVCQKIEEQDNKLFCYRKILNENSYAQLRMGTYSVEKKDYKKAVEYLNQSINNENAYANLALAFLYYKGDGVEKDIDKAFKLLNDSSDVDPNAAYQLSRFYLQGINTKVDVDKGIDLLEFAASKNMLTAQKMLVNIYKDGLFSQDKDTKKVKYWEDIIKKDIKDTNFEIYKL
- a CDS encoding TetR/AcrR family transcriptional regulator → MNTKNKIDKNHLINIIEDILLSDGLSGLSIRKVAAKANISIGGVQYIFGNKEDMIKAVLEKNEEDYNKQIKILSKDDSSKYSQLKAHIEYISNYNNTEEFDKISKVITTLLQEKFVLENLQDWYCSSLKSIDTNTEEGKKLRLAFLFSEAMFTLMTLKYINLSDKEQKEVFEDLKTFLL
- a CDS encoding efflux RND transporter periplasmic adaptor subunit encodes the protein MYFYLKKIFLLLFTILLLGCNDEGNSNLLIETQEIEVGYITLKKEEVPLQQELSGRIKAIYKSEVRPQIDGIIKEQLFKEGSFVRKSDILYVIDSDSYQAIYEEALATLKSSEANLITLKLKNERYEESVKFDVISKQDADDAKAAYLQAIALVEQNKALVKSAKINLDRTKIKAQVPGFIGISNYTVGALVSQNQTNALTTIRDTTKVYVDLSQSNNQLFKLKKLNKDSMKENDIDVNIILPDDTVYKHTGKLKLQEISVDEDTGYVTLRAEFPNPDGELLDNMFVNTIIESGNSNAFLVPQQAVTLDAKSNYIVTTIQKDNTIQTKIITVIRAIDNNWLVTDGILETDKIIIEGLSKINEKSIVIPKDVNNLYENNLKEEMK
- a CDS encoding NADH-quinone oxidoreductase subunit C, coding for MRKYTPKDNVQKQAYFSDRFFVSPSVPRFEINSDEIFLSDFENISKIIEIKEAYIEHTHLVLNINKNVIVETMKYLKNELEYDMLIELSAIDYLALKDGYEVFYEMLSISKHKRLRVKCFVQKDESIDSVTSIFKSANWSEREMYDMLGVKVVNHFNLKRLIMPDDWYDHPLKKTYPLQGDETASWYEVDKIFGKEARSIIGPEQRDSAAIDRYDTTRFARLGHEVPFDTDISEFEPETNISYQEENTSKIMKKLKPEESVVLKRRR
- a CDS encoding NuoB/complex I 20 kDa subunit family protein, which gives rise to MAQHKINYLQDNGAAVKLTTIDKLVNFGRSNSLWPMTYGLACCAIEMMATGASRYDFDRFGTIFRASPRQSDVLIIAGTLTKKHAEFMRRLYDQMPDPKWVISMGSCANTGGMFNTYATVQGADRIIPVDIYLPGCAPRPETLQYALMTLQQKIRKESIFRATKKKRLV